A genomic segment from Roseibium algicola encodes:
- the ytfQ gene encoding galactofuranose ABC transporter, galactofuranose-binding protein YtfQ — MKLKAMLIAGAMSFVPMTAMAADLTIGFSQIGSESGWRAAETTVTKQEAEKRGIDLKFADAQQKQENQIKAIRSFIAQGVDAILLAPVVATGWDEVLEEAKDAEIPVVLLDRTVDAPEDLYMTAVTSDLVHEGSVAGQWLVDETAGEKCDIVELQGTTGSSPAIDRKKGFEQAISGHDNLNIVRSQTGDFTRSQGKVVMESFLKAVGGANICALYAHNDDMAVGAIQAIKEAGLKPGEDIKIVSIDSVPDIHLAMANGEANATIELTPNMAGPALDALEAYLADGTMPPKWIQTESKLYTLKDDNMAIYEMKKDLGY, encoded by the coding sequence ATGAAACTCAAGGCAATGCTTATTGCCGGGGCAATGTCGTTTGTCCCGATGACCGCCATGGCTGCCGATCTGACCATCGGTTTTTCGCAGATCGGATCTGAATCCGGTTGGCGTGCAGCTGAAACAACTGTCACCAAGCAGGAAGCTGAAAAGCGCGGCATTGATCTGAAATTTGCCGATGCCCAGCAGAAGCAGGAAAACCAGATCAAGGCGATCCGGTCTTTCATCGCACAGGGTGTCGATGCGATCCTGCTCGCTCCTGTGGTTGCCACCGGTTGGGACGAAGTCCTGGAAGAAGCCAAGGATGCCGAGATCCCGGTCGTGCTGCTTGACCGGACTGTCGACGCACCGGAAGATCTTTACATGACCGCCGTCACGTCGGATCTGGTTCATGAAGGCAGCGTCGCCGGCCAGTGGCTGGTTGATGAAACTGCCGGCGAGAAGTGCGACATCGTCGAACTTCAGGGAACAACCGGTTCCAGCCCCGCCATCGACCGCAAGAAGGGCTTCGAGCAGGCGATTTCCGGCCATGACAATCTGAACATTGTCCGTAGCCAGACCGGCGACTTCACCCGCAGCCAGGGCAAGGTCGTCATGGAAAGCTTCCTGAAGGCTGTTGGCGGCGCCAACATCTGTGCCCTTTATGCCCACAACGACGACATGGCCGTCGGCGCCATCCAGGCGATCAAGGAAGCAGGGCTGAAGCCCGGCGAGGACATCAAGATCGTCTCGATCGACAGTGTTCCGGACATCCACCTGGCGATGGCAAACGGCGAAGCCAATGCCACGATCGAACTGACCCCGAACATGGCAGGCCCGGCGCTGGACGCGCTTGAAGCCTACCTTGCGGATGGCACGATGCCGCCGAAGTGGATCCAGACCGAGTCCAAACTCTACACGCTCAAAGATGATAACATGGCCATCTACGAGATGAAGAAAGACCTGGGATACTAA
- a CDS encoding sugar ABC transporter ATP-binding protein, giving the protein MASVTDPVLECRGISKFFPGAIALDAVDLTLYPGEVHALLGENGAGKSTLIKCLTGAYRRDAGTILLNSQEISPNSTQDSQKLGIGTVYQEVNLLPNLTVAENLFLGRQPMWHGFISQRKMMKMARDLLAEFGLSVNPAEPLSAYSVAVQQVVAIARAVELSGKVLILDEPTASLDRDEVDLVFSVIEKLKARGLAIVFITHFLDQVFEISDRATVLRNGRVVGTRLLADATQTEIVTLMLGRQLEDRIHDRAPSATGDTLIELTNFGKRGMITPFDLTVRKGEVVGLAGLLGSGRTETAEIIFGAVQADQGEALLEGKKVTIKNPREAVAHRFALCPEDRKSDGIVGDLSVRENIILALQARQGWFRPLPKAKVNELAEAYVKALDIRLASLDMPIRLLSGGNQQKALLARWLATNPAFLILDEPTRGIDVGAHAEIIALIEKLREDGMALLVASSELEELVAYSTRVIVLRDRRQVCELAGDDITTSNIVAAIADEPMAEAV; this is encoded by the coding sequence ATGGCGAGCGTAACCGACCCTGTGCTCGAATGCCGGGGCATATCCAAATTCTTTCCGGGGGCCATAGCGCTGGATGCAGTGGACCTGACCCTTTATCCGGGTGAAGTGCATGCGCTGCTCGGCGAAAACGGGGCCGGAAAATCCACCCTGATCAAATGCCTGACCGGTGCCTATCGGCGCGATGCCGGCACCATCCTCCTGAACAGTCAGGAAATCTCGCCCAACAGCACTCAGGACAGCCAGAAACTGGGTATCGGCACCGTCTACCAGGAAGTGAATCTGCTGCCGAACCTGACTGTTGCGGAGAACCTTTTTCTCGGCCGCCAACCGATGTGGCACGGGTTCATTTCCCAGCGCAAGATGATGAAGATGGCGCGGGATCTGCTTGCCGAATTCGGCCTCTCCGTCAATCCGGCCGAACCGCTGTCGGCCTATTCCGTCGCCGTACAACAGGTGGTCGCGATTGCCCGTGCCGTCGAGCTTTCCGGCAAGGTTCTGATCCTTGACGAACCGACAGCCAGCCTCGACCGGGATGAGGTCGACCTTGTTTTTTCCGTCATTGAAAAACTGAAGGCGCGTGGTCTCGCCATTGTCTTCATCACGCATTTCCTCGACCAGGTGTTCGAGATCTCCGACCGTGCAACGGTGCTGAGAAACGGCCGTGTGGTTGGCACCCGTCTGCTTGCAGATGCAACCCAGACCGAGATCGTGACGCTGATGCTCGGCCGGCAGCTGGAAGATCGCATTCACGACCGCGCCCCGTCGGCAACCGGTGACACATTGATAGAGCTGACGAACTTCGGCAAACGCGGCATGATCACGCCGTTTGACCTGACCGTGCGCAAGGGCGAAGTCGTCGGACTTGCCGGGCTTCTGGGGTCCGGACGTACGGAAACTGCCGAAATCATCTTTGGCGCCGTGCAGGCTGACCAGGGCGAAGCGCTGCTGGAAGGCAAGAAAGTCACCATCAAGAACCCGCGTGAGGCCGTCGCGCACCGGTTTGCGCTCTGTCCGGAAGACCGGAAGAGCGACGGTATCGTCGGCGATCTTTCCGTGCGGGAGAATATCATTCTGGCTCTGCAGGCCCGACAGGGCTGGTTCCGGCCACTACCGAAGGCAAAGGTCAACGAACTGGCGGAAGCCTATGTGAAGGCCCTCGACATTCGCCTCGCCAGTCTGGACATGCCTATCCGCCTGCTTTCTGGCGGTAATCAGCAGAAGGCACTGCTGGCAAGATGGCTGGCGACCAATCCGGCCTTCCTCATCCTGGATGAACCGACACGCGGCATTGATGTCGGCGCCCACGCGGAAATCATCGCCCTTATCGAGAAACTGCGCGAAGACGGCATGGCGCTTCTTGTGGCCTCGTCCGAGCTGGAAGAACTCGTCGCCTATTCCACCCGGGTGATCGTGCTGCGTGACCGGCGTCAGGTATGCGAACTTGCCGGTGACGACATCACGACTTCCAACATTGTCGCGGCCATTGCCGACGAACCCATGGCGGAGGCTGTTTGA
- a CDS encoding ABC transporter permease, with product MTAHVHNTLRRITPQLIILAAVLMLNFMVFPDFFRIEFQNGRLFGNLIDVLNRGAPTALLCIGMTLVIATRGIDLSVGAVMAIAGAVAASLAVDGHGWHVALTGALAVGAICGLWNGVLVAVLRIQPIVATLVLMVAGRGIAQLVTEGTILTFLDPGLIHLGAGTILGIPTPILIWIGLGLAVAAVVRKTALGMLIEAIGINESSSRLAGINSRVLIISVYLISGVCAALAGVIVAADIKGADANNAGLWLELDAILAVVIGGNSLLGGRFSIMASLLGALIIQSVNSVILLSGMPPEFNLVIKALIIIAILVIQSPTVKHALYILRASAEPQPSDPIKEAKESPQ from the coding sequence ATGACCGCACATGTTCACAACACCCTTCGGCGGATCACCCCGCAGCTGATCATCCTGGCTGCCGTTTTGATGTTGAACTTCATGGTATTCCCGGATTTCTTCCGGATAGAATTCCAGAACGGTCGCCTCTTCGGCAATCTGATTGACGTGCTCAATCGTGGCGCACCGACCGCCCTTCTGTGCATCGGCATGACACTGGTCATCGCGACCAGAGGCATCGATCTGTCGGTTGGCGCCGTCATGGCAATTGCCGGTGCGGTTGCCGCTTCCCTTGCCGTGGATGGGCATGGCTGGCACGTCGCCCTTACCGGTGCGCTTGCCGTCGGTGCGATCTGCGGCCTGTGGAACGGCGTGCTGGTTGCTGTCCTGCGCATTCAGCCGATCGTCGCAACTCTTGTGCTGATGGTCGCCGGCCGGGGCATTGCGCAGCTGGTGACGGAGGGAACAATCCTGACCTTCCTGGATCCTGGCCTCATCCACCTAGGCGCCGGCACGATCCTGGGCATTCCGACCCCGATCCTGATCTGGATCGGGCTCGGGCTCGCGGTTGCGGCAGTGGTTCGCAAGACAGCGCTTGGCATGCTGATCGAGGCAATCGGCATCAACGAGAGCTCCTCGCGCCTTGCGGGCATCAACAGCCGCGTACTGATCATCTCGGTCTATCTGATTTCCGGTGTCTGCGCGGCACTGGCCGGCGTTATCGTCGCGGCGGATATCAAGGGGGCAGATGCCAACAATGCCGGTCTCTGGCTCGAACTTGATGCCATCCTGGCGGTGGTGATTGGTGGCAACTCGCTGCTTGGCGGGCGTTTCTCGATCATGGCGTCGCTGCTCGGAGCCCTGATCATCCAGTCGGTCAATTCGGTGATCCTGCTGTCCGGCATGCCGCCTGAATTCAACCTGGTCATCAAGGCACTGATCATCATCGCGATCCTGGTCATCCAGTCTCCGACCGTGAAACACGCGCTTTACATCTTGCGGGCTTCCGCGGAGCCCCAGCCGTCCGACCCCATCAAGGAAGCGAAAGAAAGCCCGCAATGA
- the yjfF gene encoding galactofuranose ABC transporter, permease protein YjfF gives MRSTHLPLLITIATFVLAYTLCASQYPAMLSTRVVANLLTDNAFLGIAAVGMTFVILSGGIDLSVGSVIAFTGVFLAVILRDTSIHPLVAFVLVLAITISFGAAMGAMIHYLEMPPFIVTLAGMFLARGAAYVLSTDSVPITHEFYDTLQSLYWKAPGGGRFRLTGMIMLLTFLVGIVVAHRTRFGQNVYALGGGLSTARLMGVPLARTTIGIYATSGGLAGLAGIIFSLYTSAGYSLATVGVELDAIAAVVIGGTLLTGGTGFVAGTFFGILIMGLIQTFIVFDGTLSSWWTKIVIGGLLFGFILLQKGLTWATTLRRKPATEFAAQS, from the coding sequence ATCCGCTCCACTCATCTGCCGCTTCTGATCACCATCGCGACTTTCGTGCTGGCCTATACGCTGTGCGCGTCGCAATACCCGGCGATGCTGTCGACACGGGTCGTCGCGAACCTTCTGACAGACAACGCCTTTCTTGGAATAGCCGCCGTCGGCATGACCTTCGTGATCCTTTCGGGGGGCATCGATCTTTCGGTCGGCTCGGTGATCGCCTTTACCGGCGTCTTTCTGGCTGTGATCCTGAGGGATACCTCGATCCATCCGCTGGTCGCCTTTGTCCTGGTACTGGCGATCACCATTTCCTTCGGCGCGGCGATGGGGGCGATGATCCACTATCTGGAGATGCCGCCCTTCATCGTCACGCTGGCAGGCATGTTCCTGGCCCGCGGCGCGGCCTATGTACTGTCGACCGACAGCGTGCCGATTACCCACGAGTTCTACGACACACTGCAGTCGCTTTACTGGAAGGCTCCGGGCGGCGGACGTTTCCGGCTCACCGGCATGATCATGCTGCTGACCTTCCTCGTCGGCATCGTCGTCGCCCACCGCACCCGCTTCGGCCAGAATGTCTATGCACTTGGCGGCGGGCTGTCGACGGCCCGGCTGATGGGCGTTCCCCTGGCAAGGACCACCATCGGCATATACGCCACGTCAGGCGGCCTTGCCGGACTTGCCGGGATCATCTTCTCTCTCTACACGTCCGCCGGCTATTCACTGGCGACGGTCGGGGTCGAACTCGACGCCATCGCGGCGGTGGTGATCGGCGGCACATTGCTGACCGGCGGCACTGGTTTTGTCGCAGGCACATTCTTTGGCATTTTGATCATGGGGTTGATACAAACCTTTATCGTGTTCGACGGAACGCTTTCGAGCTGGTGGACAAAGATCGTGATCGGCGGTTTGCTCTTCGGCTTCATCTTGCTTCAGAAGGGACTCACTTGGGCAACGACACTGCGCAGAAAACCAGCGACAGAGTTCGCCGCGCAATCATGA
- a CDS encoding FadR/GntR family transcriptional regulator, whose protein sequence is MTFVATGGLGSQIGNHTDQVVEQLGRAIVAGEYPPETMIPLDPDISEMFDVSRTVVREAKKTLIAKGLIQSKAKVGTHVRPASEWNMFDPDVLRWHAALNNQRPFLEDLFEIRLIFEPAAAGSAAKRATDAECVTLSKLCDNLATGKDRAAVAVADLEFHKMILKLSGNRFLQSLGDLVQAALYSLFIAEANERNDQETYEFVERHRAIVTAIKAGDAKAAHDAMVAVILAGRKIELNI, encoded by the coding sequence ATGACCTTCGTCGCCACCGGCGGGTTGGGAAGCCAGATCGGAAACCATACCGATCAGGTTGTCGAGCAACTGGGAAGAGCCATCGTTGCAGGTGAGTATCCGCCGGAAACGATGATCCCCCTGGACCCGGACATTTCGGAAATGTTCGACGTCTCGCGCACGGTGGTGCGGGAAGCGAAGAAGACGCTGATCGCAAAAGGCCTGATCCAGTCGAAAGCCAAGGTTGGAACCCATGTCCGGCCCGCATCCGAATGGAACATGTTCGATCCGGACGTCCTGCGCTGGCACGCCGCGCTCAACAACCAGCGTCCGTTTCTGGAAGACCTGTTCGAGATACGCCTGATCTTCGAACCGGCGGCGGCAGGCAGCGCCGCCAAGCGCGCAACCGATGCGGAATGCGTGACCCTGTCCAAACTCTGCGACAACCTTGCCACCGGCAAGGACAGGGCTGCCGTGGCCGTGGCCGATCTGGAGTTTCACAAGATGATCCTGAAGCTCTCCGGCAATCGCTTCCTGCAGTCACTTGGAGATCTCGTTCAGGCCGCGCTCTATTCCCTCTTCATTGCCGAGGCCAACGAGCGCAACGACCAGGAAACCTACGAGTTCGTCGAGCGTCACCGCGCCATCGTCACGGCCATCAAGGCCGGAGACGCGAAAGCCGCTCATGACGCCATGGTCGCCGTCATCCTGGCCGGCCGGAAGATCGAACTGAATATCTGA
- a CDS encoding aldehyde dehydrogenase (NADP(+)): MTFMPHGKQLVAGQWVAGDATFTSEPAHGASHAFSVGTADQVDAACRAAEEAFWSYGYSSSEERAKFLNAIAEEIEARADAITEIGTSETGLPEARLQGERGRTTGQLRLFASHILKGDYLDKRHDEALPDRQPLPRPDLKLVQRPIGPVAVFGASNFPLAFSTAGGDTASALAAGCPVVVRGHPAHPGTGEIVAEAIAAAIKSCGLHPGVFSFIQGNGFEVGQALVQHPLITAVGFTGSLRGGRALFDMCAQRPVPIPFFGELGSVNPMFLLPAALSARGEAIAKGWAGSLTMGAGQFCTNPGVILVLEGPDADAFVATAAEALGGIGKQTMLTDGIAAAYRSGSKRVAASSGVRELIGTSCETREAAPYVFETTGDNWLANEELGEEVFGPLGIVVRVKDEAQLLEIAKGLEGQLTCTLQMDEGDKDLARKLMPVLERKAGRVLANGFPTGVEVADSMVHGGPYPASTNFGATSVGTMAIRRFLRPVCYQNLPDDLLPAS, from the coding sequence ATGACTTTTATGCCTCACGGAAAGCAGCTTGTTGCAGGGCAATGGGTTGCCGGCGATGCAACATTTACCTCCGAACCGGCGCATGGCGCGTCTCACGCTTTTTCCGTCGGTACCGCCGACCAGGTGGACGCGGCCTGCCGCGCAGCGGAAGAAGCCTTCTGGAGCTATGGCTATTCCAGCAGTGAAGAGCGGGCGAAATTCCTCAATGCCATTGCAGAGGAGATTGAAGCCCGTGCGGACGCCATCACCGAGATCGGCACGTCCGAAACCGGTTTGCCGGAAGCGCGTCTTCAGGGCGAGCGTGGTCGCACCACCGGCCAGTTGCGCCTGTTTGCCTCGCATATTCTGAAAGGCGATTATCTCGACAAGCGTCACGACGAAGCCCTGCCGGACCGCCAGCCTCTGCCGCGCCCGGACCTGAAGCTGGTCCAGCGCCCGATCGGGCCGGTCGCGGTCTTCGGTGCTTCCAACTTCCCGCTGGCATTCTCGACCGCCGGCGGTGATACGGCATCGGCTCTGGCTGCGGGCTGCCCCGTGGTCGTCCGTGGCCACCCGGCCCATCCGGGCACCGGTGAGATTGTCGCCGAGGCGATCGCCGCAGCCATCAAGTCCTGCGGCCTGCATCCGGGTGTCTTCTCCTTCATCCAGGGCAATGGTTTCGAGGTTGGCCAGGCGCTTGTTCAGCACCCGCTGATCACCGCCGTCGGTTTCACTGGCTCCCTGCGTGGCGGCCGTGCCTTGTTCGACATGTGCGCACAGCGCCCGGTGCCGATCCCGTTCTTTGGTGAACTTGGTTCGGTCAACCCGATGTTCCTGCTGCCGGCGGCGCTCTCCGCTCGCGGCGAGGCAATTGCAAAGGGCTGGGCCGGATCGCTGACAATGGGTGCTGGCCAGTTCTGCACCAACCCGGGCGTTATCCTGGTGCTCGAAGGTCCGGATGCGGACGCCTTCGTTGCGACAGCAGCAGAAGCCCTCGGCGGCATTGGCAAGCAGACCATGCTGACAGACGGAATTGCGGCCGCCTACCGGTCCGGTTCCAAGCGGGTTGCCGCTTCCAGCGGTGTCCGCGAATTGATCGGCACGTCCTGCGAGACCCGTGAAGCCGCACCTTACGTCTTCGAGACAACCGGCGACAACTGGCTGGCCAACGAGGAACTGGGCGAGGAAGTCTTCGGCCCGCTCGGCATCGTGGTCCGCGTGAAGGATGAAGCACAGCTTCTGGAAATCGCCAAGGGCCTGGAAGGCCAGCTCACCTGCACGTTGCAGATGGATGAAGGCGACAAGGACCTTGCCCGCAAGCTGATGCCGGTGCTGGAGCGCAAGGCAGGCCGCGTGCTTGCAAATGGCTTCCCGACCGGTGTGGAAGTTGCCGACAGCATGGTTCACGGCGGGCCTTACCCGGCATCGACCAACTTCGGTGCCACCTCCGTCGGCACGATGGCTATCCGGCGCTTCCTGCGCCCGGTCTGCTACCAGAACCTGCCGGACGACCTGCTGCCGGCCAGCTGA
- a CDS encoding Gfo/Idh/MocA family protein — protein sequence MAEKLALVGIGKIARDQHIPAIAGNPDWQLEAAVSRHAGVDGIDHFQTIDELLEKRPDITTVSLAIPPQPRFEYAAKALKAGKHVMLEKPPGQSLAECYALEALARQHGVTLFATWHSRYADSVPALKAFLAERTLKRLKITWKEDVRRWHPGQEWIWEPGGMGVFDPGINALSILTEVLPYPVHLTGATLEFPANRATPIAAGLTFADPVGAEMSADFDWRQEGPQTWDIDVETDRGAAKLSLGGEKLEIDGEPVIQGTNHEYANLYVRMADLVKSGTSDVDLSPMIHVCDAFSLGRRVITDPFEF from the coding sequence ATGGCAGAAAAACTGGCGCTGGTGGGCATCGGCAAGATTGCCCGCGATCAGCACATTCCGGCAATTGCCGGTAATCCGGACTGGCAGTTGGAGGCGGCCGTCAGCCGTCACGCTGGCGTTGACGGGATCGATCATTTCCAGACGATCGACGAGCTTCTGGAAAAGCGGCCGGACATCACCACGGTCTCGCTCGCCATTCCACCGCAACCTCGGTTCGAGTATGCGGCCAAGGCCTTGAAGGCCGGCAAGCATGTGATGCTGGAAAAGCCGCCGGGTCAGAGCCTTGCCGAATGCTATGCGCTGGAGGCACTTGCAAGGCAACACGGGGTGACGTTGTTCGCCACCTGGCACTCTCGCTACGCAGATAGCGTACCGGCGCTGAAGGCATTCCTTGCCGAACGCACGTTGAAACGGCTCAAGATCACCTGGAAGGAAGATGTTCGCCGTTGGCATCCCGGCCAGGAATGGATCTGGGAGCCGGGTGGCATGGGGGTCTTCGACCCAGGTATCAATGCGCTCTCGATCCTGACCGAGGTTCTTCCTTATCCGGTTCACCTCACCGGTGCGACGCTGGAGTTTCCGGCGAACCGGGCAACGCCGATTGCCGCCGGGCTGACCTTCGCAGATCCGGTTGGCGCGGAAATGTCCGCCGATTTCGACTGGCGTCAGGAAGGGCCCCAGACATGGGACATCGACGTTGAAACCGACCGGGGCGCCGCAAAGCTGTCACTTGGCGGTGAGAAGCTGGAAATCGACGGTGAGCCCGTTATACAGGGGACGAACCATGAATATGCCAACCTCTACGTCCGTATGGCGGATCTGGTGAAATCGGGCACGAGCGACGTCGATCTCTCGCCGATGATCCATGTGTGCGACGCCTTTTCTCTTGGGCGGCGCGTCATCACTGATCCGTTCGAATTCTGA
- the araD gene encoding L-arabinonate dehydratase, whose translation MAFKPAKWPRKLRSTEWFGGTSRDHIYHRSWMKNQGLPDDLFDGRPVIGICNTWSQLTPCNAHLRDLAERVKHGIYEAGGFPVEFPVFSTGESTLRPTAMMFRNLASMDVEEAIRGTPLDGVVLLVGCDKTTPSLLMGAASVDIPAIVVTGGPMLNGWFQGERVGSGTHLWKFSEAVKAGEMTQEEFLEAEAAMSRSPGSCNTMGTASTMASMAEALGMALSGNAAIPAVDSRRRVIAHLSGRRIVQMVKDDLKPSDILTREAFENAIRTNGAIGGSTNAVIHLLAIAGRVSIDLSLDDWDKAGRDIPTIVNLMPSGKYLMEEFFYAGGLPVVIKRLGEAGMLNKDAITVSGETMWDQVKDVKNWNEDVILPAEKALTSQGGIAVLKGNLAPNGAVLKPSAASPHLMQHKGRAVVFEDIDDYKAKINDDALDIDETCVMVLKNCGPKGYPGMSEVGNMGLPPKVLKKGITDMVRISDARMSGTAYGTVVLHTSPEAAAGGPLAVVKDGDMIELDVANRTIHLDISEQELSARLAAWKPSHHVPDSGYARLFHDHVQGADTGADFDFLKGCRGSAVPKDSH comes from the coding sequence ATGGCATTCAAACCGGCGAAATGGCCGCGCAAACTGCGGTCGACCGAATGGTTCGGCGGCACCAGCCGTGACCACATCTATCACCGCAGCTGGATGAAGAACCAGGGTCTGCCGGACGACCTCTTCGATGGTCGCCCGGTTATTGGCATCTGCAACACCTGGTCCCAGCTCACGCCCTGCAACGCGCATCTGCGCGATCTGGCGGAGCGCGTCAAACACGGGATCTACGAGGCCGGCGGCTTTCCGGTGGAGTTCCCGGTGTTCTCGACCGGCGAGAGCACGCTGCGTCCAACGGCAATGATGTTCCGCAATCTTGCCAGCATGGATGTGGAAGAAGCGATCCGGGGCACGCCGCTGGATGGCGTCGTCTTGCTGGTTGGCTGCGACAAGACCACGCCCTCTTTGCTGATGGGCGCAGCCTCTGTCGATATTCCGGCAATTGTCGTCACCGGCGGCCCGATGCTGAATGGCTGGTTCCAGGGCGAACGGGTCGGCTCCGGCACGCACCTCTGGAAATTCTCAGAGGCGGTGAAGGCTGGGGAAATGACCCAGGAGGAGTTTCTGGAAGCCGAGGCCGCCATGAGCCGGTCCCCTGGCAGCTGCAACACCATGGGCACGGCATCCACCATGGCCTCTATGGCCGAGGCGCTCGGCATGGCACTGTCCGGCAATGCGGCGATCCCGGCTGTCGACAGCCGCCGCCGGGTGATCGCGCATCTCTCCGGCCGGCGGATCGTGCAGATGGTGAAGGACGATCTGAAACCGTCCGATATCCTGACCCGCGAAGCGTTCGAGAACGCCATCCGCACCAATGGTGCCATCGGCGGGTCGACGAATGCGGTCATTCATCTGCTGGCCATCGCCGGCCGTGTCAGCATAGACCTATCGCTCGATGATTGGGACAAGGCAGGCCGGGACATCCCGACCATCGTCAACTTGATGCCGTCCGGCAAATACCTGATGGAAGAGTTCTTCTATGCCGGTGGTCTGCCGGTGGTGATCAAGCGCCTCGGCGAGGCGGGCATGCTCAACAAGGATGCCATCACCGTTTCCGGCGAGACCATGTGGGACCAGGTCAAGGACGTGAAGAACTGGAACGAGGATGTCATCCTGCCGGCGGAAAAGGCGCTGACCAGCCAGGGTGGTATCGCGGTTCTGAAGGGCAACCTTGCACCCAATGGCGCTGTCCTGAAACCGTCTGCCGCGTCGCCGCATCTGATGCAGCACAAGGGCAGGGCAGTGGTCTTTGAAGATATCGACGACTACAAGGCCAAGATCAACGACGATGCCCTCGACATCGACGAGACCTGCGTCATGGTGCTGAAGAACTGCGGCCCCAAGGGGTACCCGGGCATGTCGGAAGTCGGCAACATGGGCTTGCCGCCCAAGGTGCTGAAGAAAGGCATTACCGACATGGTCCGCATTTCGGATGCGCGCATGTCCGGCACGGCTTATGGCACCGTTGTCCTGCACACCTCTCCGGAGGCTGCTGCCGGAGGTCCTTTGGCTGTTGTGAAAGACGGCGACATGATCGAACTGGATGTTGCGAACCGGACAATCCATCTCGACATTTCCGAACAGGAATTGTCCGCACGGCTTGCAGCATGGAAGCCGTCGCACCATGTTCCGGACAGCGGCTACGCCCGCCTGTTCCATGACCACGTTCAGGGTGCCGACACCGGCGCCGATTTCGACTTCCTGAAAGGCTGCCGCGGTTCCGCCGTGCCGAAGGATTCACATTGA
- the araD1 gene encoding AraD1 family protein, producing the protein MLISQILDDAGKRAVVVRNGSEASVLKGVASTYELVQEAIAKGQSLTECIRGHELGAAVDLEQLASEGRLLLPIDHPDAAHMHLTGTGLTHLGSAATRDAMHAKAKNDDANVTDSMKMFQLGLEGGRPQPGHVGVQPEWFYKGNGSCAVAPGGDLVSPGFCEDGGEEPEIAGVYVIAEDGTPFRVGFALANEFSDHVMERQNYLYLAHSKLRPASFGPELMVGPLPEKVEGTSRIYRDGAVLWEKPFLSGEGNMSHTLANLEHHHFKYDVFRQPGDLHVHMFGTATLSFADGIGCREGDEVEISAPGFGVPLKNRLAFKAAEAGAAQVKVL; encoded by the coding sequence ATGCTGATTTCCCAGATCCTGGATGATGCCGGCAAACGTGCCGTGGTCGTCCGCAATGGCAGCGAAGCTTCTGTCCTGAAGGGAGTTGCCTCCACCTACGAGCTGGTTCAGGAAGCCATCGCAAAAGGCCAGAGCCTGACCGAATGTATCCGAGGACATGAACTCGGTGCGGCGGTCGACCTGGAACAGCTGGCCTCGGAAGGCCGGTTGCTGCTGCCGATCGACCACCCGGACGCAGCCCATATGCATCTGACAGGCACGGGGCTGACGCACCTGGGGTCCGCGGCAACTCGTGATGCCATGCACGCCAAGGCGAAGAACGACGATGCCAACGTCACGGACAGCATGAAGATGTTCCAGCTCGGCCTTGAAGGCGGTCGGCCGCAGCCGGGCCATGTCGGCGTCCAGCCGGAATGGTTCTACAAGGGCAACGGGTCCTGCGCGGTGGCGCCGGGCGGTGATCTTGTCAGTCCCGGTTTCTGCGAGGATGGCGGCGAGGAACCGGAAATCGCCGGGGTATATGTTATTGCCGAAGACGGAACACCTTTCCGCGTCGGCTTCGCGCTCGCCAACGAGTTCTCCGATCACGTAATGGAACGCCAGAACTATCTGTACCTGGCACATTCCAAACTGCGTCCGGCCTCCTTCGGGCCGGAACTGATGGTCGGTCCGCTTCCGGAGAAGGTTGAAGGCACCAGCCGGATCTACCGTGACGGCGCAGTGCTTTGGGAAAAGCCATTCCTGTCGGGCGAAGGCAACATGTCCCACACGCTGGCGAACCTGGAACACCATCATTTCAAGTATGACGTTTTCCGCCAGCCGGGCGATCTGCACGTGCACATGTTCGGCACGGCAACGCTTTCCTTCGCCGATGGCATTGGCTGCCGGGAAGGGGACGAGGTCGAGATTTCCGCGCCGGGGTTCGGCGTTCCCCTGAAAAACCGCTTGGCTTTCAAGGCTGCGGAAGCCGGGGCGGCTCAAGTAAAGGTTCTTTAG